Proteins from a single region of Streptomyces glaucescens:
- a CDS encoding sigma-70 family RNA polymerase sigma factor, with translation MRNAPDVRGPTDPHDLSKTSQDLVPGARTSPESPPRRWLTAEQIDELQRLKPFLESMVRQAGMYYLMEDLVQTAALQLVRAWSKPDFVLDRQDGGRAFARKVMRNVIADAARTNDRDPSSPVDAFPDVPVAPDEGDHVRDVALKAIDRFLAEKLPGKLYQVARLLIVEGLSQAETARCLKIDRHTVARRYEKAREALEPYKDTIHDEVLGDVTS, from the coding sequence ATGCGCAATGCCCCCGATGTTCGAGGGCCGACGGACCCGCACGACTTATCGAAGACATCGCAGGACCTGGTCCCCGGTGCCCGCACCTCACCGGAGTCCCCACCCCGCCGCTGGCTGACGGCGGAGCAGATCGACGAACTCCAGCGCCTGAAGCCGTTCCTGGAGAGCATGGTGCGCCAGGCGGGGATGTACTACCTCATGGAGGACCTGGTGCAGACAGCGGCCCTCCAGCTGGTACGGGCCTGGTCCAAGCCGGACTTCGTGCTCGACCGCCAGGACGGCGGACGCGCCTTCGCCCGCAAGGTGATGCGCAACGTCATAGCGGATGCCGCACGGACCAACGACCGCGACCCGTCCTCGCCCGTGGACGCCTTCCCCGACGTCCCGGTCGCACCCGACGAAGGCGATCACGTGCGCGACGTCGCGCTCAAGGCCATCGACCGGTTCCTCGCGGAGAAGCTGCCCGGGAAGCTGTACCAGGTCGCCCGGCTGCTGATCGTCGAGGGACTGAGCCAGGCCGAGACCGCCCGCTGCCTCAAGATCGACAGGCACACGGTGGCCCGCCGCTACGAGAAGGCGCGGGAGGCGCTGGAGCCCTACAAGGACACGATCCACGACGAGGTGCTGGGCGACGTGACGAGCTAG
- a CDS encoding Ku protein, translating to MRSIWNGAISFGLVSIPIKLVNATENHSISFRQIHTEDGGRIRYRKVCELEDREVTQSEIGKGYEDADGTIIPITEEDLAHLPLPTARTIEIVAFVPAERIDPLQMDAAYYLAASGAPAAKPYTLLREALKRSNKVAIAKYALRGRERLGMLRVVDDVIVMHGLLWPDEVRAPEGVAPDTDVTVRDKELDLADALMDTLGEVDLSELHDEYREAVEEVIAAKAAGEAPPETPEPARSGKVLDLMAALENSVRAAKESRGEGADVTPLTSRPAPKQTGGKKSTSATPAKKTAAKKTTASSTKKSTAKSATQGTKKTAAKKTTTKKSTSSRKRSA from the coding sequence GTGCGATCCATTTGGAACGGAGCCATCTCCTTCGGCCTGGTCAGCATCCCCATCAAGCTGGTGAACGCCACCGAGAACCACTCGATCTCCTTCCGCCAGATCCACACCGAGGACGGCGGCCGCATCCGCTACCGCAAGGTCTGCGAGCTGGAGGACCGCGAGGTCACCCAGTCGGAGATCGGCAAGGGCTACGAGGACGCCGACGGCACGATCATCCCCATCACCGAGGAGGACCTGGCCCACCTCCCGCTCCCCACCGCGAGGACCATCGAGATCGTCGCCTTCGTCCCGGCCGAGCGGATCGACCCCCTCCAGATGGACGCGGCCTACTACCTCGCCGCGAGCGGCGCCCCCGCCGCCAAGCCGTACACCCTTCTGCGCGAGGCCCTGAAGCGCAGCAACAAGGTCGCCATCGCCAAGTACGCCCTGCGCGGCCGGGAGCGCCTCGGCATGCTCCGCGTGGTCGACGACGTCATCGTCATGCACGGCCTCCTGTGGCCCGACGAGGTCCGCGCCCCCGAGGGCGTCGCCCCCGACACCGACGTCACCGTCCGCGACAAGGAACTCGATCTCGCCGACGCCCTCATGGACACCCTCGGCGAGGTCGACCTGTCCGAGCTCCACGACGAGTACCGCGAGGCCGTCGAGGAGGTCATCGCCGCCAAGGCCGCCGGCGAGGCGCCCCCGGAGACGCCCGAACCGGCGAGGAGCGGCAAGGTCCTCGACCTCATGGCCGCCCTGGAGAACAGCGTCCGCGCCGCGAAGGAGTCCCGCGGCGAGGGCGCCGACGTCACCCCCCTCACCTCCCGCCCCGCCCCGAAGCAGACGGGCGGCAAGAAGTCCACGTCGGCGACCCCGGCGAAGAAGACCGCCGCCAAGAAGACCACCGCGTCCTCCACCAAGAAGTCGACGGCGAAGTCGGCCACCCAGGGCACCAAGAAGACGGCGGCGAAGAAGACGACGACCAAGAAGTCCACGTCCTCCCGCAAACGCTCGGCGTGA
- a CDS encoding YybH family protein — protein MRTLAERPEDVPAVFAERFNSGDTVALAQVYEDAAVLVPQPGTPATGPDLHAANSRLQQLGVPIVVRPRHVYRSGDVALLIVDWVIDGTGRDGQAVHVEGTATDIARRGADGRWRYVIDNPFGTRAQ, from the coding sequence ATGCGCACCTTGGCCGAACGGCCCGAAGACGTGCCCGCGGTGTTCGCCGAGCGGTTCAACAGCGGCGATACCGTCGCGTTGGCACAGGTCTACGAGGACGCCGCGGTGCTCGTCCCGCAGCCGGGGACGCCGGCGACCGGTCCGGACCTGCACGCCGCGAACAGCCGCCTGCAGCAGCTCGGTGTTCCCATCGTGGTCCGTCCGCGGCATGTGTACCGCAGTGGAGACGTGGCGCTGCTGATTGTCGACTGGGTCATCGACGGGACCGGCCGGGACGGGCAGGCCGTGCATGTCGAGGGCACAGCCACCGATATCGCCCGGCGGGGTGCGGACGGCCGTTGGCGGTATGTCATCGACAACCCCTTCGGCACCCGCGCACAGTGA